In a genomic window of Macaca nemestrina isolate mMacNem1 chromosome 18, mMacNem.hap1, whole genome shotgun sequence:
- the LOC105485022 gene encoding acyl carrier protein, mitochondrial: MASRVLSSYVRRLPAAFAPLPRVPMLAVARPLSTGLCSVGTQTRLGPLQPALKLAQVPGRVTQLCRQYSDMPPLTLEGIRDRVLYVLKLYDKIDPEKLSVDSHFMKDLGLDSLDQVEIIMAMEDEFGFEIPDTDAEKLMCPQEIVDYIADKKDVYE; the protein is encoded by the exons ATGGCGTCTCGTGTCCTTTCATCCTATGTCCGCCGCCTGCCCGCGGCCTTTGCGCCGCTGCCCCGGGTCCCGATGCTGGCCGTGGCCCGGCCTCTCAGCACCGGTCTGTGCTCCGTGGGGACCCAGACGAGGCTCGGGCCTTTGCAGCCGGCCTTAAAGCTCGCGCAG GTTCCTGGTAGAGTTACACAGTTGTGCCGCCAGTATAGCGACATGCCCCCTTTGACGTTAGAGGGCATCCGGGACCGTGTTCTTTACGTATTGAAACTCTATGACAAGATTGACCCAGAGAAG CTTTCAGTCGATTCTCATTTTATGAAAGACCTGGGCTTAGACAGTTTGGACCAAGTGGAGATTATCATGGCCATGGAAGACGAATTCG ggtttGAAATTCCTGATACAGATGCTGAAAAGTTAATGTGTCCACAAGAAATTGTAGATTACATTGCAGATAAGAAGGATGTGTATGAATAA